The Rhodoferax ferrireducens T118 DNA segment ACCACCTGGATCTTTTGGGCCTGCGTGAACTGGTCGTTCATCGCGCTGGTAAAGCGGAAGTAGTCGTTGGCGCTCTTGGCGGTGTGTTCCGCTTGCGCCAAGAGCCGGGCCAGTTCATCGTCGCTCAAAGCAAACTTGTGGCGCAGCGCCGTCACGGTGGCGGCGCGCTCCGCGGCGGTGACGGCGGCGTCGGAGCGCATCACCTCGACCAGCAGCACGGCCGTAGCCAACTGCAGGCCGTGCGCCTCATCGAAGGTCGACTGGCCGTTGTCAGGCATGAAGAATTGGGTCAGCAGGTTTTTGAGTGGATTCAGCATGGCTCTGGTTGTTTACGTCGCCTGTTTGGCGGCATGTTTCAGTTTGGACTGTACGGTGCGGGAAAGGTTGAACGGAAGTCTAACGCTGTCAACGAAGTGAGTGTGAAATTGGCCTCTAGCCCCCGTGGAATATGGATAAGTAGCTACATAAATAGTGGCAACTGCTTATCGCATCGCAGCCACCATCGGCAAGCGGGACTTGCAGCGCGGATAGTTGCTGCAGCCCCAAAACGCAGGGCCACCCTTGGCTGGTGTGCGCTCCACCAGCTTGATGCCACAACTCGCGCAGGTGGGGCGCCAGTATTCGCCTTCATGCGCCACAGCCAGCAAGGCCTGCTGTTGCTCCGGCGTGCGTTTGGCAATCAATGCCAGCAGGGCAGGGCCGTCCATGGCGTTGATGCCGTTGGCTTTGGCGAACTGCTGCGCGTCCGCCGTGTAGGTGGATGTGGTGGCGTAGGTGCCGCGCTTGAGTTGGTGCGAGGCCATCACGCCAAAGAACTCGCGGATCTCTTTCACCCCCACCGCCTTGCCCTGCCAGTGCTTGCACTGCACCACGGCCACCGGGCCTTGCGCATTGGCCGAGTGCAGCCAGATGTCCACGCCGCCGTCTGCGCCGTGCGATTGCGAGCGTGTTTCAAACCCGGCTTGGGCAAACAGCGCTTCACACACGGCTTCAAAGCGGCGCCACTCGATGGCGGCAAAGACGGCGGGGCTCCAGCGGGTTGCGACCTGCCGTGTTGGGGGTGCTGCAGCGCTTGGCGCGCGCCGGTGCGCAGCAATGTCATCCTTAGTGCCTTGCAGCACTGTTCTTTCCGTAGGTGTGGGTGCGCGCGGAGTGAGTTGGGGCAGGGGATTGGTTTTTGCGATTTTGGCCTGGGTCACATGGTGAATGCCCAACAGCACCACCCCTGCCGCCAATGCCAACCAGCCAGGAGTGCGAAGGCCCGCCGCGACGACCTTGAGCATCGGCGAAGAGCCGATGAACCAGGGAATGATCAGAAACCCAAGGCCCAGAGCGCAAAGCCCAATGCCTTTCTCCTGCAATGTATTGACTGCACGCTTCTGCCGCTTGTTGGACTTTGACCTGGCCATGTGCTTTTCTCCCTGTTGCTGCCCACTATGCGTGTGGGTTGAATGCAGTGTAGCTTCAAGAGAAATTGGTTGCTAGCCCCCGTGGAATAAGCGCAAGTAGCTATATAAAATATAGCGTATTCTTCGTGCGGCACAGATTCGTCAGCAAGCGGCATTTGCAGCGCAAACGGCTCAGACTGGATGGAAGTCTTGCGGCCACAAAAAGTAGGGGCCGAAACGTGACTTGGCGACGAACTCAACGCCAGCTTTTTCTCCCTTGGGGCTCAAGACATGCTTTTCGCCGTCGAACGCCAGATAGCCTTGCTCAGTAGCGCGATCCAGAAACTGCGCTGTTTTCAAACCCAATTTCTGGCCTATCTTGGATGAAGTCAACTTGTCCTCCCTGTTGGCTCCATCAGCACCTTTGTCATCGTCCCGGCTGGACGCTTCGGGTTCGCTGATCACCCGTTCCAGTGATATACGTACTTCATCGCTGATGCGGATGATGCGCTGGGCTTCTTCATAGGCGTCCTTGTACAACTGACTGTCCTCAGCGCGTCGAATCAGAATGCCCATCTCGTTGTTGTTGACCTGGCTGAATTCATAGAAATTCAGACTGGTGACGATGCACATCTCTTCATTCATGTAGCACTTGGCATGCAGGTTTTTGCAGAAGCTGGTGCGGATGTAGGTCAAGCCGCGCAATCACTCAATTTCCTGCGGCCACAACTCACTTTTGCCGTACACGATGCGCATGTGTCGATCTTGAGCCTGTTTTTGTCCGCCAGCAGTTCTTTTATGCGGTCGTTGAGCTTGAGAAATGGGCTAATCAGGATTAGTCGGTCGACGCACCCTTGATCATCTCTTCAAGGAAATAGTTGGTGGCGCTGGTGTTTAGAAATCTTGTCATTTGAATTCTGATGACCCCCTAATGATGCATCTATTAGTGTCTGGTCAATTGGAATCTGATCCTAATTCCCATGAATTATTTGCTAGCCAGCGATGTAATTAGTGCAAATGTAAATGCACATCCGAGAAAACCACAAACAACGAAAACTGTACCAAAAGACTTGGTGTAGGTAAGACGATTTGTGAATATTGGAAATGTTGCGATAGGGTTTTGCTGGTCAATGGAAAATGGTAAGTGCTGAACTACTGTCGAATTTTTTAGAAAAAAACTTTCTATTTCTAAAAGAGATTTTTCAGCATTCTTTATCAAGTCTTTTGTTCTTTGGTCTATTTTCCAGAAAATGAATGCCAACATTGCCATTAATGGCCCAATCATTATTGTCAAATGTGAGTCGGCGAATTGCGGCTTCGACTGAAGTACAAAAAAACCAGCTCCAATGAGTGCAGTCTCGAGTGTTATAAAAAATTGAAAAGCACTCATCCTCTGTTGTGCATGTAGGGAAAAATAGTTCCAACAGTGATTTCTGATTTCCGATTCGATGGATGGGTCAAAGGATGAGCTCATAAATTTACTTGGTGATAGTGCATTGAGAATGCATTTAATAGAAGGCGATTTCGGGAAATAACTCGAACGGTACTGCCAGTATCTTTCTCTATTAGTCTATAATTAGCCGAGTCTTTTATAAACTCTAGTGACAAATTATTTTTGATTAATTTCGAGAGTATCGTGGCGCATTGGTCCACCGTTCGAACAACCAAAATTCCATTTAGAACTCCTGTAGAGAGGATAACTTGGAGAGCCAGCGGATGAATTTCTCTGAATAATCTAGCGCGTCGCTCGAAGATTATTGCATTGGCTACAAATGCATTGATTATGGACTCACGAAAATCTTGGATCGAGATGGATGTGTGGTCTCCTCTTTTGCAGGCGTCGAGCCATTTTCTGTATTTGGACCGGAAATTCTCGGGAATCCTACTTTGTTCCTCATAGAGATCAAAATCGGCCCAGTGAGTCTCAGCAATTTGACCAAGTTCAGAATCGTCTAACATAACTAGTAGCGCAGTCAGAACATATCCGAATATCGCTTGCTGGTCGACACTTTCATCAATAGAATCGCGCTCTTTGTCATCAAGCATGCCCAATAATTCAATTCTATTTTTCTTGAACAAACTTTCTGTGTCGTGTGAGCCATCCGGAAAACTAAGTCTTGGAACATAGACGATTACAGGCTTACCTTGTCCAAGCGCAACACTGGCCTCAGAATCTTTGCCAAAAGTGTCAGTTTTCTGTGCCATGTAAATAGTCACTGATGCGCGTTTAAGCATCAGTGCCTCCACTAATCCCTTTGCTATTCTGTCGTCTATCCACGATTGTGTTGGATTGAAGTGGCGTAGTTTTAGGTCTTTTACTTGGCTGTGAAAAAATAATTTTTCGGTAAAGGTATTGACAGAAACAAAGTCGGCGTCTGAGCGCATGGATGTTGCTACGTATACGTCCAAAAAATCAGAGGCCAAGTAGAATGCCAAATTCTCCAATGCTTGCATCTGAGTGTGGCCCATTTGTTTGATCTCGTCATCTGATTTTGGTGCAAGCCTGTCTGCTTCCAGATCAATCTCGTCCGCACTAGGTGCAAACAATGATGAAAAGAGTCCATGCTGAAAATGAGATTCGAATTTTCGGAGCAATGAATCCATTCGAATTTTTGTTTTACTTGGAATATCTGCTATCGCTCTGCTTGGATCTTTCTCACGAAATGCTGTCGCTAAACTCTTCAGAAATCGACTCAGAGTTCCCCGTTCATCATTCTCCTGTTTCACTCGCGCGGCGGAGATGTATCCTAGATCAGGTAATCTCTCATCAACAATCTCGTTGGGTATTTTCCAGTCAGCACGATCACTGTATCCCTTAATATCTTTTATATCAATTGCCGCAAGACACTGATCGATGTTAGTTGCCTTGTTCAGTTTTTCGTAACCATCTTCGAAAGTGCTATACATTCGGACGGCATCTTCTTGGTAGATTAATACCGAATTTCGAAATGCGGTTGGTGAAGTAAAACTATTAGTCTTAAAGTACTTCTTGAAGAACTGTTGGCTAGCAGGCCTAACGCCGTAGAAAACTAATATGCTATTGAAGAGATTGTGAAGTTGAAACTCTGAATTGGTGCCGTCGAACAGGCGTTTTATGGCCTTATCTGCAACAAGGCGAGTACTAGTTTCATGTCTGTCAAGCGTGACACTCCGACCGCACAACTCAGCTAATTGCTCCTCAAAATCTGATCGTGTTTGAACGTCTTGATCTAGAAACTCCATCCAATAATTTTTTGGAATATC contains these protein-coding regions:
- a CDS encoding helix-turn-helix domain-containing protein, whose amino-acid sequence is MQNSRERLGELVKSMREHKKLSQDALSSALPGINRSNIAHLEQGLRLPRADILEQICIHLDIPKNYWMEFLDQDVQTRSDFEEQLAELCGRSVTLDRHETSTRLVADKAIKRLFDGTNSEFQLHNLFNSILVFYGVRPASQQFFKKYFKTNSFTSPTAFRNSVLIYQEDAVRMYSTFEDGYEKLNKATNIDQCLAAIDIKDIKGYSDRADWKIPNEIVDERLPDLGYISAARVKQENDERGTLSRFLKSLATAFREKDPSRAIADIPSKTKIRMDSLLRKFESHFQHGLFSSLFAPSADEIDLEADRLAPKSDDEIKQMGHTQMQALENLAFYLASDFLDVYVATSMRSDADFVSVNTFTEKLFFHSQVKDLKLRHFNPTQSWIDDRIAKGLVEALMLKRASVTIYMAQKTDTFGKDSEASVALGQGKPVIVYVPRLSFPDGSHDTESLFKKNRIELLGMLDDKERDSIDESVDQQAIFGYVLTALLVMLDDSELGQIAETHWADFDLYEEQSRIPENFRSKYRKWLDACKRGDHTSISIQDFRESIINAFVANAIIFERRARLFREIHPLALQVILSTGVLNGILVVRTVDQCATILSKLIKNNLSLEFIKDSANYRLIEKDTGSTVRVISRNRLLLNAFSMHYHQVNL
- a CDS encoding restriction endonuclease, giving the protein MARSKSNKRQKRAVNTLQEKGIGLCALGLGFLIIPWFIGSSPMLKVVAAGLRTPGWLALAAGVVLLGIHHVTQAKIAKTNPLPQLTPRAPTPTERTVLQGTKDDIAAHRRAPSAAAPPTRQVATRWSPAVFAAIEWRRFEAVCEALFAQAGFETRSQSHGADGGVDIWLHSANAQGPVAVVQCKHWQGKAVGVKEIREFFGVMASHQLKRGTYATTSTYTADAQQFAKANGINAMDGPALLALIAKRTPEQQQALLAVAHEGEYWRPTCASCGIKLVERTPAKGGPAFWGCSNYPRCKSRLPMVAAMR
- a CDS encoding TerB family tellurite resistance protein → MLNPLKNLLTQFFMPDNGQSTFDEAHGLQLATAVLLVEVMRSDAAVTAAERAATVTALRHKFALSDDELARLLAQAEHTAKSANDYFRFTSAMNDQFTQAQKIQVVEYMWQVAYADGHLDANENHLISKVAGLLHVSHGDYIAAKLYAKEAAQLGKTNPV
- a CDS encoding DNA repair protein, coding for MRGLTYIRTSFCKNLHAKCYMNEEMCIVTSLNFYEFSQVNNNEMGILIRRAEDSQLYKDAYEEAQRIIRISDEVRISLERVISEPEASSRDDDKGADGANREDKLTSSKIGQKLGLKTAQFLDRATEQGYLAFDGEKHVLSPKGEKAGVEFVAKSRFGPYFLWPQDFHPV